A stretch of the Janthinobacterium sp. B9-8 genome encodes the following:
- the xrtB gene encoding exosortase B, which yields MNNPRELFNRTWPVCLGLLLMFIPAFWWLINHVWDKESQAHGPIVLGISFWLIYRNKDKAIATFLQGEKKPAIGWGLLLSGCVLFILGKSQSIDLILAFSFIVVLASLLLLYGGWAAIKAMWFPLFFMLFMLPLPGGLVAALTLPMKMAVSYVAEWLLYHAGYPVSRSGVIIQIDQYQMLVADACAGLHTLFTLEAIGLLYLNLMGYKSFSRNLFIALMVVPISFAANTIRVITLILITYYFGDEAGQGFLHGFAGFVLFGVALFLLMSFDTLVGFVMKKFGITDAGVKKHA from the coding sequence ATGAATAATCCACGCGAGTTGTTTAATAGAACATGGCCAGTTTGCCTAGGCTTGCTGCTCATGTTTATTCCGGCATTTTGGTGGCTAATTAATCATGTATGGGATAAAGAGAGCCAGGCCCACGGCCCTATTGTTTTAGGTATCAGTTTCTGGCTAATTTACAGAAATAAAGATAAAGCAATCGCTACCTTTTTGCAGGGTGAAAAAAAGCCTGCTATCGGATGGGGGCTACTTCTATCAGGATGTGTTTTATTCATATTAGGCAAATCACAGTCTATTGATTTAATTTTAGCATTCTCATTTATCGTGGTGCTTGCATCCCTGCTGCTTTTATATGGGGGATGGGCTGCTATCAAAGCAATGTGGTTTCCTCTATTTTTTATGCTATTTATGTTACCGCTCCCTGGGGGGCTGGTTGCTGCGTTAACGCTTCCTATGAAAATGGCGGTCTCATATGTTGCTGAATGGTTGCTTTATCATGCAGGTTATCCGGTTTCGCGCTCTGGCGTCATTATTCAGATTGATCAATACCAGATGCTCGTGGCGGATGCATGTGCAGGTTTGCATACACTATTTACTTTAGAAGCCATCGGATTGCTTTATTTAAATTTGATGGGTTATAAATCTTTTTCCCGAAACCTGTTTATTGCCCTGATGGTTGTACCTATTTCCTTTGCTGCAAATACAATTCGGGTGATTACCCTTATTTTAATTACTTATTACTTTGGAGATGAGGCTGGCCAAGGGTTTTTACACGGTTTTGCTGGTTTTGTCTTATTTGGTGTTGCGCTGTTTTTATTGATGTCATTTGATACTCTTGTTGGCTTTGTCATGAAGAAATTTGGCATTACAGATGCGGGGGTAAAAAAACATGCTTAA
- a CDS encoding O-antigen ligase family protein, with protein MKEENNNRSFFIVIFIFILMMGEFRIFSGISGMVSFTVLELAIYFGFAHVFLSLVANPLVIPAWRDAFFESKWVMLYALLAGIGSALAFVTGAASGLQAFKDVLPACLLVPLVLFLTDTKKQLWILFLLLIVLGLLSAAMGIMQGLVGWPYIFDVDVGTLGKMALDGSVLKSNVAIGFFRHPNGLGLYLVFPVVGLFMLALYVRSILFKALCVIGLFLMFTAFYYAQTKGAFIWSLVGIACSLAYLCIGKNAGRFIIVLFPLLIFSIVSFSLSSTEHTLSTMQTRYQLWQSAIHVFLNSDFKFFTGSLQFEMLRASDYYTFGKFIYPNAHNTYLNIVINYGIFSLFAFVFLFSHIILEKISNTEDKELKYIVCAIKGGIVGLLGIYFFEPAAAGVLIQAQFFALVAIIYKARSIIRNEK; from the coding sequence TTGAAAGAAGAAAATAATAATCGGTCATTTTTTATTGTCATTTTTATTTTTATTCTAATGATGGGAGAGTTCCGTATATTTTCTGGAATTTCAGGCATGGTTAGCTTTACTGTGCTAGAGCTTGCTATTTACTTTGGATTTGCTCATGTTTTTTTATCTTTAGTTGCAAATCCATTAGTAATACCAGCCTGGAGGGATGCATTTTTTGAATCAAAATGGGTGATGCTTTACGCTTTACTTGCTGGAATAGGATCTGCGCTGGCGTTTGTTACTGGAGCAGCATCGGGCCTTCAGGCATTTAAAGATGTGTTACCTGCTTGTTTGCTTGTGCCATTGGTCTTGTTTCTTACTGATACTAAGAAACAATTATGGATTTTATTTTTGTTGCTTATTGTGCTTGGTTTGTTGAGTGCGGCAATGGGTATTATGCAGGGCCTTGTGGGCTGGCCCTACATTTTTGACGTAGATGTAGGTACTCTGGGAAAAATGGCGCTTGATGGGTCTGTATTAAAGTCGAATGTTGCTATCGGTTTTTTTAGGCATCCCAATGGTTTAGGGCTGTATCTGGTTTTCCCTGTTGTAGGTCTTTTTATGCTGGCGCTTTATGTGCGTTCTATTTTATTTAAAGCATTGTGTGTTATTGGCTTATTTCTGATGTTTACTGCCTTTTATTATGCTCAAACAAAAGGTGCATTTATATGGAGCTTAGTGGGGATCGCTTGTAGTCTGGCATATTTATGTATTGGAAAAAATGCTGGGCGTTTTATTATTGTCTTATTCCCTTTGCTTATTTTTTCTATAGTCAGTTTTTCTTTATCTTCGACCGAGCATACTTTATCAACGATGCAGACTCGTTATCAATTATGGCAATCAGCAATTCATGTGTTTTTAAACTCAGATTTCAAATTTTTTACCGGTTCATTACAGTTTGAAATGTTAAGGGCTAGTGATTATTATACTTTTGGTAAATTTATCTATCCTAATGCTCATAATACTTACTTAAATATAGTGATTAATTACGGTATTTTTTCATTGTTCGCATTTGTTTTTTTATTCAGTCATATTATTTTAGAAAAAATAAGTAATACTGAAGATAAGGAATTAAAATATATTGTTTGTGCGATAAAAGGCGGTATTGTTGGTTTGCTTGGGATTTATTTTTTCGAGCCGGCTGCTGCTGGTGTGCTCATTCAAGCACAATTTTTTGCATTGGTTGCAATCATATATAAAGCTAGAAGTATCATTAGGAATGAAAAATGA
- the gmd gene encoding GDP-mannose 4,6-dehydratase: protein MSKKVALITGVTGQDGSYLAEFLLEKGYEVHGIKRRASSFNTQRVDHIYQDPHIENSSFKLHYGDLSDSSNLTRILQEVQPDEVYNLGAQSHVAVSFESPEYTADVDAMGTLRLLEAIRFLGLEKKTRFYQASTSELYGLVQEIPQKETTPFHPRSPYAVAKMYAYWIVVNYREAYGMYACNGILFNHESPRRGETFVTRKITRGLANISQGLEKCLFMGNIDSLRDWGHARDYVKMQWMMLQQEVADDFVIATGVQYSVRDFIRMSASELGISLKFEGTGVDEKAIVTKIEGDKAPALKEGDVIMQVDPRYFRPAEVETLLGDPTKAKVKLGWVPETTLPELVQEMVAHDLVQARQHALLKTHGYRVSVAIES from the coding sequence TTGAGTAAAAAAGTAGCTTTAATTACTGGTGTTACCGGCCAAGATGGCTCTTACCTGGCTGAGTTTCTTTTAGAAAAAGGCTATGAAGTGCATGGCATCAAGCGCCGCGCATCGTCGTTTAATACCCAACGCGTCGATCATATTTATCAAGATCCGCATATTGAAAACAGCAGCTTCAAATTGCATTACGGTGATTTAAGTGATTCATCTAATTTAACCCGTATTTTGCAAGAAGTGCAGCCGGATGAGGTTTATAACCTTGGTGCGCAATCGCATGTGGCGGTCAGCTTTGAATCGCCCGAATATACGGCTGATGTCGATGCAATGGGCACGCTGCGCTTATTAGAAGCCATTCGCTTTTTAGGCTTAGAGAAGAAAACTCGTTTTTATCAAGCATCCACTTCCGAGCTATATGGTTTGGTGCAAGAGATTCCGCAAAAAGAAACGACGCCATTTCACCCACGCAGCCCATATGCTGTGGCAAAAATGTATGCCTATTGGATTGTGGTGAATTATCGCGAAGCCTATGGCATGTATGCATGTAATGGCATTTTGTTTAATCACGAAAGCCCGCGTCGTGGTGAAACTTTTGTTACGCGCAAAATCACCCGTGGTTTAGCAAATATCTCTCAAGGTTTAGAAAAATGTCTGTTTATGGGCAATATTGATTCCCTGCGCGATTGGGGCCATGCCCGTGATTACGTCAAAATGCAATGGATGATGTTGCAACAAGAAGTGGCGGATGATTTTGTGATTGCTACTGGCGTGCAATATAGCGTGCGTGATTTTATTCGCATGTCGGCCAGTGAATTGGGTATCTCGCTTAAGTTTGAGGGCACTGGGGTAGATGAAAAAGCCATTGTTACTAAAATTGAAGGCGATAAAGCACCTGCATTAAAAGAGGGCGATGTGATTATGCAAGTCGACCCGCGCTATTTCCGCCCTGCCGAGGTTGAAACATTATTGGGTGATCCAACAAAAGCCAAAGTGAAATTAGGCTGGGTACCAGAAACCACCTTGCCAGAACTAGTGCAAGAAATGGTGGCTCATGATTTAGTACAAGCCCGCCAGCATGCTCTGCTTAAAACGCATGGCTATCGTGTTTCTGTAGCGATTGAAAGTTAA
- the epsG gene encoding chain length determinant protein tyrosine kinase EpsG, giving the protein MNSMINHEIINTTAAAGNIGKQLLDAGKLTVNQAEKVLLLQKESNLRFGQAAIQLGYITEADIQDVLAHQFAYPYLSSGQSGIDERIIAAYKPFDPRVEALRSLRSQLLLSWVENGNKSIALASYDAGITTELLAANLAVVFSQLGEHTLLVDANLRSPHQHALFGQTNRIGLSDVLANRAGLEAIQKIGDLRDLSVLTAGTQAPNPQELLSRDSFSQLVTELANQYDVVIYHTSPLMNAVDAQLIAARTKGVLLVVNRNKTPVKGLATTKEQLESSGAEILGCVLATPDEQYK; this is encoded by the coding sequence ATGAATAGCATGATTAATCACGAGATCATAAATACAACGGCAGCAGCAGGTAATATTGGTAAGCAGTTATTAGATGCAGGAAAGCTTACGGTTAACCAAGCTGAGAAAGTATTATTACTGCAAAAAGAAAGTAATTTACGCTTTGGCCAGGCGGCTATCCAGCTGGGCTATATTACTGAGGCAGATATTCAAGATGTCTTGGCTCATCAATTTGCATATCCTTATCTTAGCTCCGGCCAAAGCGGGATTGATGAACGCATTATCGCGGCCTACAAACCCTTTGATCCAAGAGTCGAGGCTTTGCGCAGCTTGCGTAGCCAACTATTGTTGAGCTGGGTAGAAAACGGTAATAAATCAATTGCCCTGGCTTCATATGATGCTGGAATCACAACAGAGTTACTGGCGGCTAATTTGGCAGTGGTGTTTTCTCAATTAGGCGAGCACACCCTGTTGGTGGATGCCAATTTACGCTCGCCGCACCAGCATGCTTTGTTTGGGCAAACCAATCGTATTGGTTTAAGCGATGTGCTGGCTAATCGAGCTGGCCTTGAAGCAATTCAAAAAATTGGCGATTTGCGTGATTTATCCGTGCTAACAGCGGGGACTCAAGCACCCAATCCGCAAGAATTACTCTCAAGAGATTCATTCAGCCAGCTAGTTACAGAATTAGCTAATCAATATGATGTAGTGATTTACCATACCAGCCCATTGATGAATGCGGTGGATGCGCAATTAATTGCCGCAAGAACTAAAGGAGTATTACTGGTTGTTAACCGCAATAAAACGCCAGTAAAAGGTTTAGCCACGACGAAGGAGCAACTCGAGTCGAGCGGTGCAGAAATATTAGGCTGTGTGCTTGCTACACCAGATGAGCAATATAAATGA
- a CDS encoding glycosyltransferase: MRDVAYYRTTMPFVSESFILEQAHSLHNYNALFVCRDLKAPIEADVVTIDALHKYERMKFTLLRQSAVIKQGLIQHKPAIIHAHFLPDAVMIAPIAKKLNIPLIATSHGFDTQMSRWSLFKTRKPTNWQYLLNERSLYKNADAFIAVSQYMRQRMIERGIADSKIFTHYIGVDTEKFQPLMHQGKFILNVSRHVKVKGIDVLLRAFAKVAAIFDWQLVQVGAGTETLQLMALAKELGIEQRVTWLGAQPHADVKRLMQECACYVQASMPDKNGQTEAFGIVLLEAAASGVPVIASRSGGMPEALIDQETGFLFEPGNVDNLAEKLDFVLGQTSEWRNRMGKAGRDFALSLDIRKQAMLLENIYDQIIDRHANC, encoded by the coding sequence ATGAGGGATGTTGCATATTATAGAACGACGATGCCGTTTGTTTCTGAGTCATTTATTCTAGAGCAAGCTCATTCACTGCATAATTATAATGCTTTATTTGTATGCAGGGATTTAAAAGCACCTATTGAAGCTGATGTAGTTACTATTGATGCACTACATAAATATGAACGAATGAAGTTTACTTTGTTGCGGCAGTCTGCGGTGATTAAGCAGGGTTTAATTCAACATAAACCTGCAATAATTCACGCTCATTTTTTGCCTGATGCCGTTATGATTGCACCGATAGCAAAGAAACTTAATATTCCATTGATTGCAACAAGCCATGGCTTTGATACACAGATGAGCCGTTGGTCTTTGTTTAAAACACGTAAGCCTACAAATTGGCAATATTTATTGAATGAAAGAAGCTTGTATAAAAATGCAGATGCTTTTATTGCGGTATCCCAGTATATGCGGCAAAGAATGATTGAGCGCGGTATTGCGGATAGCAAAATATTTACACATTATATTGGTGTAGATACTGAAAAATTCCAGCCATTAATGCATCAGGGAAAATTTATTCTGAATGTTTCCAGGCATGTCAAAGTAAAAGGAATTGATGTGCTGCTAAGAGCTTTTGCTAAAGTGGCTGCTATTTTTGATTGGCAGCTGGTGCAAGTGGGGGCTGGCACAGAAACTTTACAATTAATGGCTTTGGCTAAGGAATTAGGTATTGAGCAACGAGTTACATGGTTGGGTGCCCAACCACATGCCGATGTTAAGCGCCTAATGCAGGAGTGCGCATGCTATGTGCAAGCGAGCATGCCAGATAAAAATGGACAAACCGAAGCTTTTGGTATTGTTCTATTAGAAGCCGCCGCTTCGGGCGTACCTGTTATTGCTAGTCGAAGTGGCGGGATGCCTGAAGCGTTAATAGATCAAGAAACTGGTTTTTTATTTGAGCCAGGTAATGTGGATAATCTGGCTGAAAAATTAGATTTTGTATTAGGGCAGACAAGTGAATGGCGTAATCGCATGGGTAAAGCGGGCAGAGATTTTGCACTGAGTTTAGATATTCGTAAGCAAGCTATGCTTTTGGAGAATATATATGACCAAATTATTGACCGCCATGCGAATTGCTAG
- a CDS encoding serine acetyltransferase — MKKVPRDEFESYLKEKLGGVNKFILFSCRIKFTLFRLMIKYILHVDLPFGNLKGLRMGHPFSIVVNKGTKLGRNVTIFQGCTLGSKRGGNKAGAPDIGDNVIIFPNSIIIGNIKIGAGSVIGAGSVVVNDIAENMIVAGNPAIALAMVEGV, encoded by the coding sequence ATGAAAAAGGTTCCTCGTGATGAATTCGAATCCTATTTAAAAGAAAAATTGGGTGGCGTAAATAAATTTATACTTTTCTCTTGCAGAATTAAATTTACATTATTTCGCCTGATGATTAAATATATTCTTCATGTTGATTTGCCTTTTGGTAATTTAAAGGGCTTACGTATGGGGCACCCCTTTTCTATTGTAGTTAATAAAGGTACGAAATTAGGTCGTAATGTCACTATTTTTCAAGGGTGTACTTTAGGCAGCAAACGCGGTGGCAATAAAGCAGGTGCTCCTGATATTGGAGATAATGTAATTATATTTCCGAACTCTATTATTATCGGAAATATAAAAATAGGCGCTGGTTCTGTTATAGGTGCGGGATCGGTTGTTGTTAATGATATTGCTGAAAATATGATTGTGGCTGGCAATCCAGCTATTGCTCTTGCAATGGTAGAGGGAGTTTAG
- a CDS encoding GDP-L-fucose synthase family protein has translation MENSNKIYVAGHRGMVGSAIVRELNKLGLTNIVTRTHAELDLTNQTAVDAFFAAEKPDFVFLAAAKVGGIHANNVYRGDFIYQNLMIQNNVIHAAYQHGVNRLMFLGSSCIYPKDCPQPIKEEYLLTGPLEQTNQPYALAKIAGIEMCWSYNRQYGTQYLAVMPTNLYGPGDNYHPENSHVIPALIRKAHEAKESGAKEMMVWGSGKPRREFLYCEDMAAACVYLLNLPDEEYKKQLNDQHPPLINIGTGEDMTIRELASTICEVVGFKGELVFDASKPDGTMRKLQDVSKLNEMGWRASTRFDLGLRNAYGEFTARSL, from the coding sequence ATTGAAAATTCAAATAAAATATACGTTGCGGGCCATCGTGGTATGGTTGGCTCTGCGATTGTGCGTGAATTAAATAAACTTGGGCTCACAAATATTGTGACGCGCACTCATGCAGAATTAGATCTGACAAATCAGACAGCAGTCGATGCGTTTTTTGCAGCAGAAAAGCCTGATTTTGTATTTTTAGCCGCAGCAAAAGTAGGCGGTATTCATGCCAATAATGTTTATCGCGGCGATTTTATTTATCAGAATTTAATGATTCAAAATAACGTGATTCATGCTGCTTACCAGCATGGTGTAAATCGTCTGATGTTTTTAGGCTCCAGCTGTATTTACCCTAAAGATTGCCCGCAGCCGATAAAAGAAGAATACCTGCTTACTGGTCCATTAGAGCAGACCAATCAGCCTTACGCTCTGGCTAAAATTGCCGGTATTGAGATGTGCTGGAGCTATAACCGTCAATATGGCACGCAGTATCTGGCTGTTATGCCGACTAATCTCTATGGCCCTGGCGACAATTATCACCCGGAAAACAGCCATGTGATTCCGGCACTTATTCGTAAAGCGCACGAAGCCAAAGAAAGCGGTGCAAAAGAAATGATGGTATGGGGTAGTGGCAAGCCACGCCGTGAATTTCTTTATTGTGAAGATATGGCCGCAGCATGTGTCTACTTGCTGAACTTGCCAGATGAAGAATATAAAAAGCAATTAAACGATCAACACCCACCGCTGATCAATATTGGCACGGGTGAAGATATGACGATTCGTGAATTAGCGAGCACGATTTGTGAAGTGGTCGGCTTTAAAGGTGAGCTGGTATTTGATGCGAGCAAACCGGATGGCACGATGCGCAAATTGCAGGATGTAAGTAAATTAAATGAGATGGGATGGCGGGCTTCAACTCGCTTTGACTTAGGGCTAAGAAACGCTTATGGCGAATTTACAGCTCGAAGTTTATAA
- the epsI gene encoding exosortase-associated protein EpsI, B-type, whose amino-acid sequence MLKRFFANDYYSLIIASVLFLSAFLGYALTPRQVMATSRPQIDLEKSIPASFGDWKFDGSVAPITTSADVQSKLDELYSQIVSRTYINSKGQQIMLSIAYGRDQGGDGTQVHRPEYCYPAQGFELKNSKDGQLKYKENDIPVRRLLAIHGNRIEPITYWITVGDTALRSGFERKMAQINYGLKGTIPDGLLFRVSSISADSNQAYQLQEKFTNELLNSVDMPTRIRLAGHLQGE is encoded by the coding sequence ATGCTTAAGCGTTTTTTTGCTAATGACTATTACTCACTGATTATTGCTTCCGTACTTTTTTTATCTGCTTTTTTGGGGTATGCCTTAACACCGCGCCAAGTAATGGCAACAAGTAGGCCACAAATTGATTTAGAAAAATCAATTCCTGCTTCTTTTGGTGATTGGAAGTTTGATGGCAGCGTCGCCCCGATTACTACTTCTGCCGATGTGCAAAGTAAGCTTGATGAGCTGTATAGCCAGATCGTTAGCCGCACTTATATAAATAGTAAAGGCCAACAAATCATGCTCTCTATTGCATATGGCAGAGATCAGGGTGGGGATGGTACTCAAGTTCATCGGCCTGAGTATTGTTATCCTGCACAAGGCTTTGAATTAAAAAATAGTAAAGATGGCCAGTTAAAATATAAAGAAAATGATATTCCTGTAAGGCGTTTATTAGCCATACATGGGAATCGAATCGAGCCAATTACCTATTGGATTACCGTGGGCGATACCGCTTTACGTTCTGGATTTGAACGTAAGATGGCTCAAATTAATTATGGTTTGAAAGGCACGATTCCAGATGGCTTGTTATTTAGAGTTTCAAGCATTTCTGCAGATTCAAATCAGGCTTATCAGCTTCAAGAAAAATTTACAAACGAATTATTAAACAGCGTAGACATGCCAACCAGAATCAGGTTGGCTGGACACTTACAAGGAGAATGA
- a CDS encoding cellulase family glycosylhydrolase produces MTKLLTAMRIARTLLLAMLTVCCLQSAVAVDEPLMLRKSNSDSLMAIPKTNIASRFQQEITASYFGVHVHRPDLNKAWPISGISSWRLWDLYVGWKDIEPSEGQYNFAKLDAIVEYSQKNNIRLLLPLGVTPVWASSRPQEKCAYGLGCAAEPANMAHWRSYVRKVATRYNNVIYNYEILNEVNLKPFWSGKWEALLEMQKIAYIELKAVNPKNRLVAPSMTGNSENELAKWDRYLAMGGGKYSDILAYHFYVPKSEPEAAYGLGERLYQIMGKNRQAHKPLWNTESGWLIENLSGPEISKNYSNEWRRLNQSQAVAYVLRANILALIQGVGESYWYSYDHGEMGLAEPKSKHKKAAAFAYQNFASQLIGSTPRGCQIDGLVVWICKFTDRQNAAQYFVWTTSDEVTKIARSKIGNISKVISFPMGRAEDIYSDEIAIGAVPVILK; encoded by the coding sequence ATGACCAAATTATTGACCGCCATGCGAATTGCTAGGACCTTGTTGCTGGCAATGTTGACTGTTTGTTGCTTACAGTCTGCAGTTGCCGTTGATGAGCCATTAATGTTAAGAAAAAGTAATTCTGATTCTTTAATGGCAATACCAAAAACGAATATAGCTTCACGTTTTCAGCAGGAAATTACCGCTAGTTATTTTGGAGTGCATGTTCACCGGCCTGATTTGAATAAGGCATGGCCTATCTCGGGTATAAGTAGTTGGCGTCTTTGGGATCTTTATGTTGGCTGGAAAGATATTGAGCCTAGTGAGGGGCAATATAATTTTGCGAAGTTAGATGCAATTGTTGAATACAGCCAGAAAAACAATATTCGATTGCTTCTTCCATTAGGTGTAACACCTGTGTGGGCATCAAGCCGCCCTCAAGAAAAATGCGCTTATGGTTTAGGTTGTGCTGCCGAGCCTGCGAATATGGCTCATTGGCGCAGCTATGTTAGAAAAGTTGCGACTCGTTATAATAATGTTATTTATAATTATGAAATATTAAACGAGGTTAATTTAAAACCATTCTGGTCGGGAAAATGGGAAGCTCTGCTTGAGATGCAGAAAATTGCGTATATTGAATTAAAAGCAGTTAACCCAAAAAATCGTCTAGTTGCTCCGAGTATGACGGGTAATTCAGAAAATGAATTAGCAAAATGGGATAGATATCTTGCGATGGGGGGGGGTAAGTATTCAGATATACTTGCTTATCATTTTTATGTCCCTAAGTCAGAGCCTGAAGCGGCCTATGGTTTGGGTGAGAGGCTTTACCAAATTATGGGCAAAAATAGGCAGGCTCATAAGCCGCTCTGGAATACAGAATCAGGCTGGTTGATTGAAAATCTATCGGGACCTGAAATTAGTAAAAATTATAGTAATGAATGGCGTAGATTAAATCAAAGCCAAGCGGTTGCTTATGTTTTACGTGCAAATATTCTTGCTCTAATTCAGGGGGTAGGTGAGTCTTATTGGTATTCTTATGACCATGGGGAAATGGGTTTAGCTGAGCCAAAGAGTAAACATAAAAAAGCTGCTGCATTTGCTTATCAGAATTTTGCATCTCAGTTAATTGGCAGTACACCCCGAGGGTGTCAAATTGATGGATTGGTTGTCTGGATTTGTAAATTTACAGATCGCCAGAATGCGGCACAGTATTTTGTGTGGACGACCAGTGATGAAGTAACAAAAATTGCTCGGTCAAAAATCGGGAACATTAGCAAGGTAATCTCTTTCCCAATGGGCAGGGCAGAAGATATTTATAGCGATGAAATAGCGATTGGTGCTGTTCCTGTTATTCTTAAATAA
- a CDS encoding lipopolysaccharide biosynthesis protein has protein sequence MFKKVFGGFFISNALQAGLQFLMIPFIVRALGVEEYGKWGLFEPAIYLFALIAQFGGNWSILKLVNADKMPVNFALRLCLKMCLWPALVSIVLACIWAMLQFKLKYAILLMPIIILAEATLGLGLASARAKLLARPYFLGTLGKFGVLALFSFINVMEHPFIVDTAIEWLAVYAIAVSFSAILVNYQILKKENSTVYSVDNEQVLKVAALKYGVPIMISAIFATILNNADRYIVSSTLDHKILGSYVVALKLAGVLNFLITPVALWWPTARFQHIEDVDRGQIFFSKMSVFFSLGYSLAGAILYFLAPWLLPILAPNVHVEFSILLPLIIGVVIRAVEPSLNIGLLQEGQTHLLIYTTAIGAIFQIVLGFILSSYFMAQGVAWAFLISSLFSVGATHFISQKVYKIKFPYFLIISCVIFPFALVGGI, from the coding sequence ATGTTCAAAAAAGTATTTGGCGGGTTTTTTATTAGTAATGCACTGCAAGCAGGTTTGCAGTTTCTCATGATTCCATTTATTGTCCGGGCATTGGGAGTAGAGGAATATGGAAAATGGGGTTTGTTCGAACCTGCTATTTACTTGTTTGCGCTGATTGCACAATTTGGTGGTAACTGGAGTATTTTAAAGCTGGTTAATGCAGATAAAATGCCAGTTAATTTTGCATTGCGGCTTTGTCTTAAAATGTGTTTGTGGCCAGCATTGGTATCTATCGTATTGGCTTGTATATGGGCCATGCTGCAATTTAAATTAAAATATGCCATATTATTAATGCCCATTATTATTTTAGCAGAAGCTACTTTGGGTCTGGGTTTAGCTTCTGCACGGGCAAAATTGCTTGCACGCCCTTATTTTTTAGGAACTTTAGGTAAGTTTGGAGTTTTAGCTTTATTTTCTTTTATAAATGTCATGGAACACCCATTTATTGTTGATACGGCAATTGAGTGGCTGGCTGTGTATGCAATTGCAGTGAGTTTTTCTGCAATTCTGGTTAACTATCAAATATTAAAGAAAGAAAATTCAACAGTTTACTCCGTTGATAATGAGCAAGTGTTGAAAGTTGCCGCTTTAAAGTATGGCGTGCCTATAATGATTTCGGCTATTTTTGCTACTATTTTGAATAATGCTGATCGATATATTGTTTCTTCTACACTTGATCATAAAATATTAGGTAGTTATGTTGTTGCATTAAAGTTAGCAGGAGTATTAAATTTTTTAATAACACCTGTTGCACTTTGGTGGCCAACTGCGCGTTTTCAGCATATTGAAGATGTAGATAGAGGCCAAATATTTTTTTCAAAAATGTCTGTTTTTTTTAGTCTGGGCTATTCACTAGCAGGAGCTATTCTTTATTTTTTAGCGCCATGGTTATTGCCAATTCTTGCACCAAATGTTCATGTTGAATTTAGTATTTTACTTCCATTAATTATAGGTGTTGTAATTCGAGCTGTTGAACCTAGTTTGAATATTGGGTTACTTCAAGAAGGGCAAACTCACCTGTTGATTTACACCACAGCAATAGGTGCTATTTTTCAAATTGTATTAGGTTTTATTCTCTCATCTTATTTTATGGCACAGGGTGTTGCATGGGCGTTTCTAATATCCAGTTTATTTAGTGTTGGAGCAACCCATTTTATTTCTCAAAAAGTATATAAAATTAAATTTCCCTATTTTTTAATAATTTCTTGCGTAATTTTTCCGTTTGCTCTAGTTGGGGGAATTTAG
- a CDS encoding DapH/DapD/GlmU-related protein, whose product MVRLGFLLLYYGVFRYLPSSSSRGFLWTRKIRRWCCKGLFSSCGININIEHGASFGSGRQIKIGNNSGLGVNCKLYGSVAIGDNVMMGPDVIILTVNHEFASIEVPMINQGMKEFKPVCIGNDVWIGQRVIILPGVHIGNGVIIGAGSVVSKSIPDYSVVVGNPARIVRSRVS is encoded by the coding sequence ATGGTAAGGCTAGGTTTTTTATTACTGTATTATGGTGTTTTTCGTTATTTACCGTCATCCTCCTCAAGAGGTTTTTTATGGACAAGGAAAATACGCCGTTGGTGCTGTAAAGGTCTTTTCTCTTCATGTGGAATAAATATTAACATTGAGCATGGTGCTTCTTTTGGTTCTGGTCGACAGATAAAAATTGGGAATAACTCCGGCTTAGGTGTTAATTGTAAGTTATATGGAAGTGTCGCAATTGGGGATAATGTCATGATGGGGCCTGATGTAATTATTCTGACGGTAAATCATGAGTTTGCAAGTATTGAGGTGCCAATGATTAATCAGGGAATGAAAGAATTTAAGCCTGTATGCATTGGGAATGATGTTTGGATTGGGCAGCGTGTCATTATTTTGCCGGGGGTTCATATTGGAAATGGTGTAATTATTGGCGCTGGATCTGTTGTCTCAAAGTCAATTCCTGACTATTCCGTAGTTGTGGGCAATCCTGCACGAATAGTTCGAAGCCGAGTGTCATGA